A window of the Triplophysa rosa linkage group LG23, Trosa_1v2, whole genome shotgun sequence genome harbors these coding sequences:
- the abcd4 gene encoding ATP-binding cassette sub-family D member 4, producing the protein MPRVKNISVNRPKLDWKFLQRFCSILKILFPSWSYQNVRMFLTLLGVTLSVQLVIYQVGLIPSQFYEVLSEKNYGRFRDLVAFAVFLILINSALKSLDQYICSLLYVRWRKTLTEELHHTYFQGRVYYTLNILHKDLDNPDQRISQDVERLCKQMSTMASRLLISPFTISYYTYQCFNSAGWIGFVSIFGYFCIGTFINKILIGPIVSTLVEQERLEGDFRFKHMQIRVNAESAAFYWAGKVEQMRTNQRLQILVSTQRSLMNKEFWLYIGVNTFDYMGSILSYVVIAIPIFAGVYDGLTPGELSALVSRNAFVCIYLINSFTQIIDLSTAVSDVAGYTHRIGELREVMSDIAKKQCIQDRYDPLTKETGDFDGDKEVHDIPADTAFVLDRLSYRSPVSQELLVKDLTMKITQGTNLLVVGNTGTGKTSLLRVLNFLWEPCSGSVEMTTCFGPRGVMFLPQKPYLTDGTLREQVIYPLKDIYPASGSVDDERIFKYLELCGLSNLLSRTGGLDANLDWSWYDVLSPGEMQRLCFARLFYLQPKYAVLDEATSALTEEAEEQLYKACKQLGMTLISVGHRRSLEKHHDVMLRLCEGGKWELTKLKE; encoded by the exons ATGCCACGAGTAAAGAACATCAGTGTAAATCG ACCAAAACTGGACTGGAAGTTCCTTCAGAGGTTCTGCAGCATTCTGAAGATCCTTTTCCCATCCTGGTCCTACCAAAATGTGCGAATGTTCTTGACCCTTCTTGGAGTCACActttcag TACAGCTTGTGATTTATCAAGTGGGTCTCATTCCCAGTCAGTTCTATGAGGTTCTGTCTGAAAAGAACTATGGCAGGTTCAGAGATCTGGTGGCCTTTGCAGTTTTTCTCATCTTGATTAACTCGGCA CTGAAGAGTCTGGACCAGTACATCTGCAGCCTGCTGTATGTGAGGTGGAGGAAGACTTTAACCGAAGAACTCCACCACACATACTTTCAGGGTCGTGTTTACTACACCCTCAACATACTGCACAAAGACCTCGACAACCC AGACCAGCGCATCAGTCAGGATGTAGAGCGGTTATGTAAGCAGATGAGCACCATGGCTAGTCGACTTCTTATTTCCCCATTTACCATCTCTTACTACACCTATCAGTGCTTCAACAG TGCCGGTTGGATTGGATTTGTTAGCATCTTTGGCTACTTCTGTATTGGAACGTTCATTAATAAGATCTTGATAGGACCCATTGTGTCCACGCTGGTTGAGCAAGAAAGGCTGGAGGGAGATTTCAG GTTCAAACACATGCAGATTCGAGTAAACGCTGAATCTGCAGCCTTCTACTG GGCTGGGAAAGTGGAACAAATGCGAACCAACCAAAGGCTACAGATACTCGTATCCACACAGAGAAGTCTGATGAACAAAGAGTTCTGGCTTTACA tTGGGGTGAATACCTTTGACTACATGGGGAGCATCCTCAGCTATGTTGTTATAGCGATACCCATCTTTGCTGGGGTGTACGACGGCCTGACACCTGGAGAACTGAGTGCACTCGTCAGTAGG aacGCCTTTGTCTGCATTTATCTGATAAACAGCTTTACTCAAATAATAGACCTTTCAACCGCTGTGTCTGATGTCGCCGGATACACCCACAG AATTGGAGAACTAAGGGAGGTGATGTCTGACATTGCAAAGAAGCAGTGCATCCAGGACAGATACGATCCACTGACAAAGGAAACAGGTGACTTCGACGG TGATAAAGAGGTTCACGACATCCCAGCAGACACAGCGTTTGTGTTGGATCGGCTCTCTTATAGATCGCCCGTCTCACAGGAGCTGCTCGTGAAGGATCTGACCATGAAGATCACTCAAGGAACAAACCTGCTTGTAGTGGGAAACACAGGAACTGGAAAAACCTCCTTGCTGAGAGTCCTCAACTTCCTCTGGGAGCCATGCAGTG GTTCTGTGGAGATGACCACATGTTTTGGACCGAGGGGCGTGATGTTCTTACCACAGAAACCGTATCTGACTGACGGCACTTTGAGAGAGCAG GTGATCTATCCATTAAAGGACATATATCCAGCATCAG GGTCTGTAGATGATGAAAGAATATTTAAATACCTGGAACTCTGTGGTTTG TCGAATCTTCTGAGCAGGACCGGAGGACTGGATGCGAATCTAGACTGGAGTTG GTACGATGTTTTGTCACCAGGAGAAATGCAGAGGCTTTGCTTCGCCAGACTCTTCTATCTGCAGCCCAAATACGCAG TATTGGATGAAGCCACTAGTGCTCTGACAGAAGAGGCAGAAGAGCAGCTGTATAAAGCCTGTAAGCAGCTGGGTATGACCCTCATCAGCGTGGGTCACAGGAGAAGTCTGGAAAAG CATCATGATGTCATGTTGCGACTGTGTGAAGGTGGCAAATGGGAACTCACTAAACTCAAAGAGTGA